Proteins from a single region of Scylla paramamosain isolate STU-SP2022 chromosome 35, ASM3559412v1, whole genome shotgun sequence:
- the LOC135090528 gene encoding myosin light chain kinase A-like, with translation MEEINVSSQESTQQLRDTQDLQDFSNEPEQEQNLGTVWGRLFAIQEPFISYNLTKKIYTFGRGDVDHQFNSSNFDRSLLPYISNVHFKIMLEEKQDGESLVILEDLSLNGMFINGKPTKGLKTVLQNNFEISFANPTKKLYVFYDCLKNDAEDYPKELTQTYTISKRLGEGSFGEVRLAYRQGTLERCAIKILKKKGTCMALNNLKQITNEIHLLKSVDHPCIIKFLDAIETPEKMFIVMEAAGGGELFDRLVSRGCLPEPAVKFFFYQLLLAVQYLHQRKITHRDIKPENILLATTDEFTTIKLTDFGLSKLAADASQMTTFCGTFIYIAPELLDTATATYTSQVDMWSLGVVLYVSFVGASPFHGNDLEVRQSILQAKYSFGHKLWKAVSEPARDLIMRLLVRDPKLRLDAAAALKHHWLEDDKMKQQVERLLQTNMPSFTPPSRKRPLQEEEETLLAPMDKTPRLPNGLAGDLLQGR, from the exons ATGGAGGAAATCAACGTCAGCAGCCAGGAAAGCACGCAg CAACTGCGGGACACTCAAGACCTTCAGGATTTTAGCAATGAGCCTGAGCAGGAACAGAATTTGGGGACAGTGTGGGGCAGACTGTTTGCCATCCAGGAACCTTTTATATCATACA atCTCACCAAGAAAATCTACACGTTTGGCAGAGGGGACGTGGACCACCAGTTCAATAGTTCCAACTTTGACCGCTCTCTGCTGCCTTATATATCCAATGTGCACTTCAA GATCATGttggaggagaagcaggatgGGGAGTCCCTGGTCATTCTGGAGGACTTGTCGCTCAATGGGATGTTCATCAATGGAAAGCCAACCAAGGGACTGAAAACGGTGCTGCAGAACAACTTTGAGATCAGCTTTGCTAACCCCACCAAGAAAC TGTATGTGTTCTATGACTGCCTGAAGAATGACGCAGAGGACTACCCCAAGGAACTGACTCAGACATACACCATCTCCAAGAGGCTTGGGGAAGGCTCCTTTGGTGAGGTGCGGCTGGCATACAGACAG GGAACGCTTGAGAGGTGTGCCATCAAGAtcctgaagaagaaaggaacctGCATGGCTCTCAACAACCTGAAGCAGATCACCAATGAGATACACCTCCTCAAGTCTGTGGATCAT CCATGCATCATCAAGTTCCTGGATGCCATAGAGACCCCAGAGAAGATGTTTATAGTGATGGAGGCAGCTGGCGGAGGGGAGCTCTTTGATCGCTTAGTATCCCGAGGCTGTCTCCCTGAACCTGCTGTCAAGTTCTTTTTCTACCAGCTGTTACTCGCCGTGCAGTACCTCCACCAGCGTAAGATCACCCACAGGGACATCAAG CCGGAGAACATCTTACTGGCCACAACAGACGAGTTCACCACCATTAAGCTGACTGACTTTGGCCTCTCTAAGTTAGCCGCTGACGCCTCCCAGATGACCACCTTCTGCGGGACCTTCATCTACATCGCCCCTGAGCTCCTGGACACAGCCACTGCCACCTATACAAGCCAGGTGGACATGTGGAGCCTTGGCGTGGTGCTCTATGTCAG TTTTGTCGGGGCATCGCCTTTCCATGGCAATGACTTGGAGGTGCGACAGAGCATCCTGCAGGCCAAGTACAGTTTTGGCCACAAGCTCTGGAAGGCAGTGTCTGAGCCAGCAAGGGACCTCATCATGCGCCTTCTCGTCAGGGACCCCAAGCTGAGACTggacgctgctgctgctctcaaACATCACTGGCtggag GATGACAAGATGAAGCAACAGGTGGAGAGGCTGCTGCAGACCAATAtgccttccttcacccctcccaGCAGGAAGAGACCactacaggaggaagaggaaacactcCTGGCACCCATGGACAAGACTCCTAGGCTTCCCAATGGTCTAGCTGGGGACTTATTGCAGGGGAGGTAG
- the LOC135090527 gene encoding uncharacterized protein LOC135090527, giving the protein MGDRASYLTVVLMVTCSLVTATPVDNSTETQAATGHQSGMLYITPKGRLKMPIGTVGVIASTLSVPMGNDLSSTSGSLAVTVPFTFKFDELGLTDLNNSWGNANRVARDASAQEEHAGGDRSQVYRVAENTISSAGLDGRVCLLRAICEVNLGYTAPELGLLGEVLHLLLSPSKDARHMGEYTEAETQGKGEKDCSLYHAGCPYSFFYDQQV; this is encoded by the exons ATGGGTGATCGTGCCTCTTACCTGACAGTCGTCCTAATGGTCACCTGCAGCCTGGTCACCGCCACTCCAGTAGACAACAG CACAGAGACACAGGCGGCGACAGGGCACCAGTCTGGGATGCTCTACATTACACCGAAGGGTCGCCTCAAGATGCCTATTGGGACGGTCGGCGTTATCGCTTCGACTTTGTCCGTCCCAATGGGGAACGACCTGTCCTCTACCTCAGGCTCCTTGGCTGTAACTGTTCCCTTTACAT tcaAATTTGATGAGCTGGGACTGACTGACCTCAACAACTCATGGGGAAACGCGAACAGAGTGGCCCGCGACGCCTCGGCCCAGGAAGAACACGCGGGGGGCGACAG ATCACAGGTGTACCGCGTGGCAGAGAACACAATCAGCTCCGCGGGTCTTGATGGACGAGTCTGCCTTTTGAGAGCCATCTGTGAGGTCAACCTGGGCTACACTGCCCCGGAACTCGGTCTTCTGGGGGAGGTTCTGCATCTGCTTCTGAG ccccAGCAAGGATGCGCGACACATGGGAGAGTACACGGAGGCAGAGACACAAGGCAAAGGCGAGAAGGACTGCAGTCTGTACCACGCTGGCTGCccctattccttcttctatGACCAGCAAGTCTGA
- the LOC135090432 gene encoding doublesex- and mab-3-related transcription factor 3-like: MEPDQPLEGIREAASPLTHSRQLLHQPECTSRVPKCARCRNHNRHTPLRGHKRYCPFRRCECPRCQLTVDRQKIMARQVALRRAQEQDEARRVLQDTLPLESSSVTQDFDLEGYRSEESVSPSFSTVSATTPPPPMLLSPLQRPLPEYPRQDLASLAFPSSHGASTDWLQQRQQQQQQQQHQQQQLRQPFTSPSFPPPPPPYLPSLRSSLSRPFPSFSLYDPRTLPYILSPLLYSQHAAAAAAASPLSRLPPKNTRCAACGLSVSEFEFLHHRCDS; this comes from the exons ATGGAACCCGACCAACCTTTGGAGGGGATACGCGAGGCTGCATCACCGCTCACACACTCCAGGCAGCTCTTGCACCAGCCAGAGTGTACCAGTAGAGTTCCCAAATGCGCACGGTGTAGGAATCACAACCGCCACACGCCGCTAAGAGGACATAAGCGCTACTGCCCCTTCAGGAGATGTGAATGTCCACGATGCCAGCTAACTGTGGACCGCCAAAAGATTATGGCTAGACAAGTGGCCCTTAGACGCGCACAGGAGCAGGACGAGGCGCGGAGAGTCCTACAGGATACGCTTCCCTTAGAATCCTCCTCAGTCACGCAGGATTTTGACTTGGAAGGATACAGAAGTGAAGAATCCGTGTCTCCTAGTTTTTCTACTGTCTCCGCcaccacgccgccgccgccgatgCTTCTGTCTCCTCTACAGCGCCCTCTGCCCGAGTACCCACGCCAGGACCTCGCATCCTTAGCCTTCCCGTCCTCGCATG GCGCCTCAACCGACTGGTTACAacaacggcagcagcagcagcaacaacaacaacatcaacagcaacaactaagACAGCCCTTCACTtccccatcttttcctcctcctcctcctccatatctcccttccctccgttcctccctgtcccgtccttttccttcattctccctttATGACCCACGCACTCTTCCTTATATTCTGTCACCCCTTCTTTACTCCCAGcacgctgccgccgccgccgccgcctcaccTTTGTCGCGTCTCCCGCCCAAGAACACCCGCTGCGCCGCTTGTGGCCTCAGCGTGTCAGAATTTGAGTTTCTGCACCACCGTTGTGATTCCTGA
- the LOC135090395 gene encoding myc-associated zinc finger protein-like, which yields MSFVLLWFGNGKHPAHVPSPRHKGTRDKKMQLVEEKGVWGREWIINSGQAGGGGGGPPTGGLYTPTSRPSSPPSADARKFCSQIFSFYRIAAETADVTPQVRDGYLEIEDENVDVSSWLPLLPLAPDVHAEAATLTYTHHEGEARLRVTLTKEVKAGSTPHLWFSSEVAANLGLPFLNFSHVRGGAYTCPQCERGFPAPNPLKLHLAARCDTLAPALMWARLSCPPARPPHKPWFSPLLLPLAPRTPCPVRPSASPSASPGAGKPASPDSTSCHGHSLGSSSPQEARSAFRRVGASDGTVKRTTLVSQHAGPSRHTHTPHTPTVNPLLLPQTPDNSLFLHPRLLLGALIPSHSPHTTSHPIMPTMPLAGAARPLLASGSVAAVDPCAEMETLVSNLGRSRRGHLCLYCGKVYSRKYGLKIHIRTHTGYKPLKCRVCLRPFGDPSNLNKHVRLHAQGETPYRCDHCGKVLVRRRDLDRHVRSRHPQAVPPSRPLTDTETETDTEDEEEVVEVEMEGEGLRHGENLQEPSTVTQ from the exons ATGTCCTTTGTCTTGCTGTGGTTcgga AATGGCAAACATCCTGCACATGTCCCATCGCCTCGACACAAGGGTACGCGTGACAAGAAAATGCAGCtggtggaagaaaagggagtGTGGGGACGGGAATG GATCATCAACAGTGGCCAG GCAGGTGGTGGCGGGGGCGGACCTCCCACGGGCGGCCTCTACACGCCCACATCCCgcccatcttctcctccttcagctgACGCAAGAAAATTTTGCTCCCAGATTTTCAGCTTCTACCGCATCGCCGCTGAAACTGcag ATGTCACTCCACAGGTACGTGATGGTTACCTAGAGATAGAGGACGAGAATGTAGACGTGTCCTCGTGGCTTCCCTTACTCCCCCTGGCGCCTGATGTGCACGCCGAGGCCGCCACGCTCACCTACACGCACCacgagggcgaggcgaggctgagAGTGACGCTGACGAAGGAGGTGAAGGCGGGAAGTACGCCGCATCTCTGGTTCTCGTCTGAAGTGGCAGCGAATCttggtcttcctttcctcaactTCTCACATGTtagag GCGGCGCGTACACCTGTCCCCAGTGCGAGCGAGGCTTCCCAGCACCCAACCCTCTCAAGCTACACCTGGCCGCCCGCTGCGACACCCTGGCCCCGGCGCTGATGTGGGCCCGCCTCTCCTGCCCACCCGCACGCCCGCCGCACAAGCCTTGGTTCTCCCCACTGCTTCTCCCTCTCGCCCCGCGCACCCCCTGCCCCGTCAGACCCTCCGCCTCACCCAGTGCTTCCCCCGGCGCCGGTAAGCCAGCATCGCCAGACTCCACCAGCTGCCACGGTCACTCCCTCGGGTCTAGTTCACCGCAGGAGGCACGCTCGGCTTTTAGAAGAGTGGGAGCGAGTGATGGTACAGTCAAACGCACTACACTAGTTTCACAGCACGCTGGGCCGTCacgccacacgcacacacctcacacacccACAGTAAACCCGCTACTCTTGCCGCAGACGCCTGATAACTCCCTCTTCCTGCACCCTAGACTGCTACTGGGTGCTCTAATTCCTTCTCACTCCCCTCATACCACCTCACACCCTATTATGCCCACGATGCCGTTAGCAGGCGCAGCTCGGCCCCTCCTAGCATCAGGCAGCGTTGCAGCAGTGGACCCCTGTGCTGAGATGGAAACACTTGTCTCTAATCTGGGCAGGAGTCGACGCGGGCACCTCTGCTTGTACTGCGGGAAGGTGTACTCCAGGAAATACGGTCTGAAGATCCACATCCGCACGCATACAGGTTACAAGCCGCTCAAGTGCCGCGTGTGTCTTCGTCCCTTCGGTGATCCTAGTAATCTCAACAAGCACGTGAGATTACACGCTCAAGGGGAGACGCCCTATCGCTGCGACCACTGCGGGAAGGTACTCGTGCGCCGAAGGGACCTTGATAGACACGTCAGGTCCAGGCACCCCCAAGCAGTGCCGCCCAGCCGCCCACTCACTGACACGGAGACTGAGACTGACacggaggatgaggaagaggtggtggaggtggagatggaaggagagggactAAGACATGGAGAAAATTTGCAGGAACCTTCCACAGTGACGcagtga